One part of the Rutidosis leptorrhynchoides isolate AG116_Rl617_1_P2 chromosome 1, CSIRO_AGI_Rlap_v1, whole genome shotgun sequence genome encodes these proteins:
- the LOC139844988 gene encoding uncharacterized protein gives MSLSSSSDDFTNYTLDILNGVNSSSNDGENTHCYIRRDHYGTHDRLIDDYFDEGCKYTDENFKLRWFPMRLYSRGKWSISTHLKVNVALRQLTYGYASDALDEYLQMSERVSWESLPNFRKCVIVLYANEYLREPTRHDNERLYAVARLV, from the exons atgtcGCTTTCGAGTTCTTCAGACGATTTTACAAACTATACGCTCGACATTTTAAACGGGGTTAATTCTTCTAGCAATGATGGTGAAAATACTCATTGTTACATACGTCGTGATCATTATGGTACACATGATCGTTTGATAGACGATTATTTTGATGAAGGTTGCAAATATACAGATGAAAATTTCAAACTACG ATGGTTTCCGATGAGACTATATTCGCGTGGCAAATGGAGTATTAGTACGCATTTGAAAGTTAATGTCGCACTACGTCAGCTAACATACGGTTATGCTTCGGATGCTTTGGATGAGTATTTGCAAATGTCAGAACGTGTTTCCTGGGAGTCTCTCCCCAACTTTAGAAAATGCGTCATTGTTTTGTATGCAAATGAATACCTAAGAGAGCCAACGAGGCATGACAATGAACGATTATACGCGGTAGCGCGACTGGTGTAG